In one window of Nitrospirota bacterium DNA:
- a CDS encoding HEAT repeat domain-containing protein: MADETPQQPPKLIQIGPKGGAKKDGFNLVTEKVVSVNLALKQLEVELLAYDGKTVVLDVAEEALEDLQKIKPGDGATIRVVEEGGKRVAKSFRIRSKDPNAAKADAMLVDLKDTHWLNRKYAAESLGDLKAERAVGPLVEALGDEVGDVRQRAYDSLIKLGAVSVPTLIPLLVSEEDELRQFATEIIRKIGKPAVEPLAVALNEADDRLKSRIMKVLDRMGYKPKPKEEGARQISAQS, translated from the coding sequence ATGGCAGACGAAACACCGCAGCAACCGCCCAAGCTCATCCAGATCGGCCCCAAGGGAGGCGCCAAGAAGGACGGCTTCAACTTGGTCACCGAAAAAGTCGTCTCGGTGAATCTCGCGCTCAAGCAATTGGAAGTGGAGTTGCTGGCTTACGACGGCAAGACGGTCGTCCTGGATGTGGCCGAAGAGGCGCTCGAAGATCTCCAGAAGATCAAACCGGGCGACGGGGCGACCATCCGGGTGGTGGAAGAAGGCGGCAAGCGCGTCGCGAAGAGCTTCCGTATCCGATCCAAAGATCCGAACGCCGCGAAGGCGGACGCGATGCTGGTGGATCTCAAGGATACCCATTGGCTCAATCGGAAATATGCGGCGGAGTCCTTGGGCGACCTGAAGGCCGAGCGGGCGGTCGGTCCCTTGGTGGAGGCGCTGGGCGACGAAGTCGGGGATGTTCGGCAGCGGGCCTACGACTCACTCATCAAGTTGGGCGCCGTGTCCGTGCCGACGCTCATCCCCTTGTTGGTCTCGGAAGAGGACGAACTGCGTCAGTTCGCCACCGAGATCATCCGCAAGATCGGGAAGCCGGCCGTCGAGCCCCTGGCGGTGGCGTTGAACGAGGCGGACGATCGGCTCAAGAGCCGGATCATGAAGGTGCTGGACCGGATGGGATACAAGCCCAAGCCGAAAGAGGAGGGGGCCAGGCAGATCAGCGCCCAAAGCTGA
- a CDS encoding UDP-glucose/GDP-mannose dehydrogenase family protein, with the protein MHISVIGTGYVGLVTGACFAEFGLNVTCMDTDAKRIGKLEKGEVPFFEPGLTELVHKGIKENHLTFTSNLPKAVEDALVIFIAVGTPPRADGSADLSYVEEVGRGIAQHMKSYKVIATKSTVPVGTGERIRQVIKTNQAAPCRFDMVSNPEFLREGSAIEDFLRPNRVVIGADSDQAVAIMKDLYRPLYLIETPFVITDITSAEMIKYASNAFLATKISFINEIANLCEKVGADVQVVAKGMGLDRRIGPKFLHAGPGFGGSCFPKDLAALVQIGREAGENMEIAAKAAEVNERQRQRMVEKIQVALGGLKGKTVGLLGLSFKPNTNDLRESPALAIAEQLVEKGAAIRAYDPEGLEEATKLLPTLQACKDAYDAAQGADALILMTEWNQFRNLDFERVKRVMRRPIFVDLRNVYEPDRIGALGLRYISVGRPPCGPEPATS; encoded by the coding sequence ATGCACATTAGCGTCATTGGAACCGGCTACGTCGGACTGGTCACGGGAGCCTGCTTCGCGGAATTCGGGCTGAACGTGACTTGTATGGACACGGATGCCAAACGGATCGGGAAGTTGGAGAAAGGCGAGGTGCCGTTTTTCGAGCCGGGGCTCACCGAACTGGTCCACAAGGGCATCAAGGAAAACCACCTGACGTTTACATCCAACTTGCCCAAAGCGGTTGAGGACGCCCTGGTCATTTTCATCGCCGTGGGGACGCCGCCCCGCGCAGACGGGTCCGCCGACCTCTCCTATGTGGAAGAAGTGGGCCGCGGCATCGCCCAGCACATGAAGAGCTATAAAGTCATTGCCACCAAGTCCACCGTCCCAGTGGGGACAGGCGAGAGGATTCGCCAGGTCATCAAGACCAACCAGGCAGCCCCCTGTCGTTTCGACATGGTATCCAATCCGGAGTTCCTGAGGGAAGGATCTGCCATCGAAGACTTTCTCAGACCCAACCGCGTGGTGATCGGGGCGGACAGCGACCAAGCCGTCGCGATCATGAAGGATCTCTATCGCCCGCTCTACCTCATCGAAACCCCGTTCGTCATCACGGATATTACTTCGGCGGAGATGATCAAGTACGCCTCCAACGCCTTCTTGGCCACCAAGATCTCCTTTATCAACGAGATCGCCAACCTCTGCGAGAAAGTCGGCGCGGATGTGCAAGTGGTCGCCAAAGGCATGGGCCTGGACCGGCGCATCGGGCCCAAGTTCCTGCACGCGGGCCCCGGCTTCGGCGGCTCCTGTTTTCCCAAAGACCTGGCCGCGCTGGTTCAGATCGGGCGGGAAGCAGGGGAGAACATGGAGATCGCGGCCAAGGCCGCAGAGGTGAACGAGCGGCAACGACAGCGGATGGTGGAGAAGATTCAGGTTGCGCTCGGCGGCCTGAAAGGAAAGACCGTCGGCCTTTTGGGACTCTCGTTCAAGCCGAATACGAACGACTTGCGGGAATCCCCGGCGCTGGCCATCGCGGAACAATTGGTCGAGAAGGGCGCCGCCATCCGAGCCTACGATCCGGAAGGGTTGGAAGAAGCGACCAAGCTCCTGCCCACGTTGCAGGCTTGCAAGGACGCCTATGACGCGGCCCAGGGAGCGGACGCACTGATCCTGATGACCGAATGGAACCAGTTCCGGAACTTGGATTTTGAGCGCGTCAAGCGGGTGATGCGCCGGCCCATTTTCGTGGACTTGCGCAACGTCTACGAACCGGATCGAATCGGGGCGCTGGGGTTGCGCTACATCTCCGTCGGAAGACCGCCCTGCGGGCCTGAACCGGCAACCTCGTAA
- a CDS encoding CBS domain-containing protein produces the protein MALQSGAMLRPLAVMMNRAIRTVGPDATLAEAARLMREAQVGALFVVREGAYLGVVSETDLVRKAMAQGLDPAQVPVRAVMSSPVITIESDCSAHDASDLMADKGIRHLAVTQDGQVVGMISVRGLLRYFKNWGTV, from the coding sequence ATGGCGCTTCAAAGCGGCGCAATGCTGCGGCCCTTGGCGGTAATGATGAACCGGGCGATTCGGACGGTCGGTCCGGACGCGACGCTGGCCGAAGCCGCGCGGTTGATGCGGGAGGCGCAAGTCGGGGCGCTGTTCGTCGTACGTGAGGGGGCCTACCTGGGCGTGGTCAGTGAGACGGATCTGGTCCGGAAAGCCATGGCCCAGGGGCTCGACCCGGCGCAGGTACCGGTCCGCGCCGTCATGAGCAGCCCCGTTATCACGATTGAGAGCGACTGTTCCGCCCACGATGCCAGCGATCTCATGGCCGACAAGGGCATCCGACACCTGGCCGTTACCCAAGATGGACAGGTCGTCGGAATGATTTCCGTGCGCGGCCTTCTGCGATACTTCAAGAACTGGGGTACGGTCTAG
- a CDS encoding methyltransferase domain-containing protein has product MTAPSVSVASSPISLFATAFLTGAVVMALEILGSRLLAPVFGNSLYVWGALIGVILAAMSSGYALGGWLADRHHGGSVLAGLLLTSGAWTFLLAWKGDPVMFQVADWVQDPRWGPCLAASILLAPPALGLSGVLPALLRLSIGDMGHLGRHTGRMIAVSTVGSLVGTWGTAFFLLSWLGSVTLVALLGAVQVLLGLFWWWRSVAVQARAAVRTIGSLVLVGGGLGLAWLAWHPDLVLPAPVYQEDSPYQQLRVRDTDLLRILILDRTFHAVMWLVEPVELVLPYSHMMMAALALMPEPQDQGTAANDPPRRGLILGHGGGSIAKWLARYWPELTLDVVEVDPSVVRAAEQYFNYTPPPSHHVYVRDARLFLRTAADQYYDVIWVDAFARHLVPFHLTTKEFFAEVRSHLKPDGVLAVNLASSGSGPDRQRSQAVVATMRTSFPVIESFAVKGSKGADNLIFFAGAPAATIRHPEFADRVNRLIEGRRMPAEASVLLATRREEAWPEGVVLTDDYAPFDLLMGRGEAGMAMATGGIVLGR; this is encoded by the coding sequence ATGACCGCTCCATCCGTTTCTGTTGCCTCGTCCCCCATCTCGCTATTCGCGACCGCGTTTCTGACCGGCGCCGTGGTGATGGCGCTTGAGATTTTGGGCAGCCGCCTGCTGGCCCCGGTATTCGGCAATTCCCTCTACGTCTGGGGCGCTTTAATCGGTGTCATCCTGGCCGCCATGAGCAGCGGTTATGCGCTGGGAGGCTGGCTGGCGGATCGCCATCACGGCGGTTCGGTGTTGGCCGGGCTGTTGCTGACGTCCGGGGCCTGGACGTTTCTGTTGGCCTGGAAAGGCGATCCCGTGATGTTCCAGGTCGCCGACTGGGTTCAGGATCCGCGCTGGGGGCCTTGTCTGGCCGCCAGTATTCTGCTCGCCCCTCCGGCACTTGGGCTCAGCGGGGTCTTGCCGGCGTTATTGCGGCTCTCCATCGGCGATATGGGACACCTGGGGAGGCACACGGGCCGCATGATCGCAGTCTCCACAGTCGGCAGCCTGGTCGGGACTTGGGGAACCGCGTTTTTCTTGCTGAGTTGGCTGGGCAGCGTGACTTTGGTGGCCCTGCTGGGAGCCGTTCAGGTCCTGCTCGGGCTCTTCTGGTGGTGGCGTTCGGTGGCTGTTCAGGCGCGTGCGGCCGTGAGGACCATCGGGAGCCTGGTGTTGGTGGGGGGCGGGCTTGGCCTGGCATGGTTGGCCTGGCATCCGGATTTGGTGCTGCCCGCGCCGGTCTATCAAGAGGACAGTCCATATCAGCAGCTCAGAGTCCGTGATACGGACCTATTGCGGATTCTGATTTTGGATCGCACCTTCCATGCAGTCATGTGGCTTGTCGAGCCGGTGGAATTGGTCTTGCCTTACAGCCATATGATGATGGCGGCGTTGGCCTTGATGCCGGAGCCGCAGGACCAGGGAACGGCGGCGAATGATCCTCCCAGGCGGGGGTTGATCCTGGGGCACGGGGGAGGCTCAATCGCGAAGTGGCTGGCTCGATACTGGCCTGAGCTGACCCTGGACGTCGTGGAGGTTGATCCCTCCGTAGTCCGGGCCGCCGAGCAGTATTTCAACTATACCCCGCCGCCGTCGCACCATGTCTATGTGAGGGATGCACGCTTGTTTCTGCGCACGGCGGCCGACCAGTATTATGATGTGATCTGGGTGGATGCCTTTGCGCGGCATCTCGTGCCCTTCCACCTCACCACCAAAGAGTTTTTCGCGGAGGTCCGGTCGCATCTCAAGCCCGATGGGGTACTGGCGGTTAATTTGGCGTCCTCGGGGAGCGGGCCGGACCGCCAACGCTCCCAGGCGGTGGTCGCGACGATGCGGACGTCCTTTCCCGTCATCGAGTCCTTTGCGGTAAAGGGATCGAAGGGGGCGGACAACCTGATTTTTTTTGCCGGGGCTCCCGCAGCGACGATACGCCATCCAGAATTTGCGGACCGGGTCAACCGTTTGATTGAAGGGCGACGGATGCCGGCCGAAGCCTCCGTGCTCTTGGCCACGAGACGAGAAGAGGCCTGGCCGGAAGGAGTGGTGCTCACCGATGACTATGCGCCGTTTGACTTGCTGATGGGGCGGGGCGAAGCGGGGATGGCAATGGCCACAGGCGGGATAGTGCTTGGCCGTTAG
- a CDS encoding 4Fe-4S dicluster domain-containing protein, with translation MALLITSECISCGACLPECPNEAIFETRGDAEGKGYHVGEGQGEGDSIYVITHDRCTECVGHFDEPQCAAVCPVDNCCIADPAYPETTEVLLGKAKTLNPEKAIDPAKVWSGVRN, from the coding sequence ATGGCTCTTTTAATTACGAGTGAATGTATCTCCTGCGGCGCGTGCCTGCCGGAATGTCCCAACGAGGCGATTTTCGAGACCCGGGGCGACGCAGAGGGTAAGGGATATCATGTGGGCGAGGGCCAGGGGGAAGGGGACAGCATCTATGTGATCACCCACGACCGGTGCACGGAATGCGTCGGTCACTTCGACGAGCCCCAGTGCGCGGCCGTGTGTCCGGTGGATAACTGTTGCATCGCCGATCCGGCCTATCCCGAGACCACGGAAGTCCTGCTTGGAAAAGCCAAGACCCTGAACCCGGAAAAGGCCATCGATCCGGCCAAAGTGTGGAGCGGCGTGCGGAACTAA
- a CDS encoding DUF192 domain-containing protein codes for MSESSAPPSQAPKRTRVVILIVLALGLVTASWFLTDQQNESHTILVTFPNGKILETEVADTPEKLLFGLAFREGLPPDQGMLYIFETSDRHRVKTKGLRFPVDMIWADESRHVVQVIAGAPPCSQDPCPYFGPPPEKVRYLIQAPAGFAKENQVAPGGEMKFTLRLP; via the coding sequence ATGTCGGAATCGTCGGCTCCGCCGTCGCAGGCTCCCAAGCGAACCCGCGTTGTGATCCTGATCGTGTTGGCCTTGGGTTTGGTCACGGCCAGTTGGTTTTTAACCGATCAGCAGAACGAATCGCACACGATTCTGGTGACGTTCCCCAACGGGAAAATCCTTGAAACAGAAGTGGCCGATACGCCTGAAAAACTTCTCTTCGGGCTTGCGTTCAGGGAAGGATTGCCGCCGGACCAGGGGATGCTGTATATCTTCGAAACCTCTGATCGCCATCGCGTCAAGACCAAGGGGCTCCGGTTTCCGGTGGACATGATTTGGGCGGACGAGAGCCGGCATGTGGTGCAAGTCATTGCCGGCGCGCCACCCTGTTCGCAAGATCCCTGTCCATACTTCGGTCCGCCACCCGAGAAGGTCCGGTACTTGATTCAAGCGCCGGCCGGCTTCGCGAAGGAGAACCAAGTGGCGCCGGGAGGCGAGATGAAGTTCACGCTTCGGCTTCCGTGA
- the dat gene encoding D-amino-acid transaminase, with translation MGFVNGTFMPLEQATVSVEDRGYQFGDGVYEVIRTYRGAPFQTDAHLSRLARSAQAIGLPMPYSNREWNELVTEGLKRAGFAESKVYIQLTRGVAPRDHAFPPESRPTVVMTIRELRPLAQAICDAGVEAITFDDIRWGRCDIKSVNLLANVLARQRAKEAGVFEAIFVRDGVVTEGSVSNVFVVRHGTLATAPEGPCILSGVTRALVLALARKEKLSVEERPVSLDELRHADEVFLCGTTVEVLPVVRIDGQVVGTGKPGPLTGRLSERFKQAVT, from the coding sequence ATCGGGTTCGTCAATGGAACGTTCATGCCGCTGGAGCAGGCGACGGTCTCCGTGGAGGATCGCGGATATCAGTTCGGTGACGGGGTCTACGAGGTGATCCGTACGTACCGTGGCGCGCCGTTTCAGACCGACGCGCACCTGTCCAGATTGGCGCGGAGCGCACAGGCCATCGGACTACCCATGCCCTACTCGAATCGTGAGTGGAATGAACTGGTTACGGAAGGGCTCAAGCGGGCCGGCTTTGCCGAGAGCAAGGTCTACATCCAGCTTACGCGCGGCGTGGCTCCGAGAGACCATGCCTTTCCCCCCGAGAGTCGACCGACGGTGGTGATGACTATCCGGGAGTTGCGGCCTCTGGCCCAGGCCATCTGTGATGCCGGGGTTGAGGCGATCACGTTCGACGATATCCGGTGGGGACGGTGCGACATCAAGAGCGTGAATCTGCTGGCCAATGTCTTGGCCCGGCAACGGGCCAAGGAGGCCGGGGTCTTCGAAGCGATCTTCGTCCGGGATGGGGTGGTGACCGAAGGGTCGGTCAGCAACGTGTTTGTGGTTCGTCATGGGACCTTGGCCACGGCTCCGGAAGGGCCGTGCATCCTGTCGGGTGTGACGCGGGCCCTGGTGTTGGCCTTGGCCCGTAAGGAAAAGCTGTCGGTTGAAGAGCGGCCGGTGTCGCTGGACGAGTTGCGTCACGCCGACGAAGTGTTCCTTTGCGGCACCACGGTGGAAGTACTGCCGGTGGTGCGAATCGATGGCCAGGTCGTCGGCACGGGGAAGCCCGGGCCGCTCACCGGCCGACTAAGCGAGCGGTTCAAACAGGCCGTTACTTAG
- a CDS encoding ribosome maturation factor RimP, which yields MEPGEFRDDLDRIRAVAAPIVRALALELVDVECAGQGQGMVLRVFIDKPGGVTVHDCEQVHLSLGHALDVEDLVAHAYTLEVSSPGLDRPLKRREDYARVLGKQVNLKLRQPREGQWRLVGRLLAVDEQGLTLVVPAAKPPGHRRRASPSPALQTQLEWESIAAGRLEVEW from the coding sequence ATGGAACCGGGTGAATTCCGGGACGATTTGGATCGGATTCGGGCTGTCGCCGCGCCGATCGTTCGCGCCCTGGCGCTTGAACTCGTGGATGTGGAATGCGCCGGCCAGGGGCAAGGCATGGTTCTGCGGGTTTTTATCGACAAGCCCGGCGGCGTGACCGTGCATGATTGCGAGCAGGTTCATCTCTCGCTCGGGCACGCGCTAGATGTTGAAGACCTGGTGGCGCATGCCTATACGTTGGAAGTCTCATCGCCGGGTCTGGACCGTCCGCTGAAGCGGCGCGAGGATTACGCCCGGGTGTTGGGGAAACAGGTCAACCTGAAGCTCAGGCAGCCTCGGGAGGGACAGTGGCGCTTGGTCGGCCGACTCCTTGCCGTCGATGAGCAGGGGCTGACCTTGGTCGTGCCGGCCGCAAAGCCGCCTGGCCATCGCCGTCGGGCGAGCCCCTCACCGGCGTTGCAGACGCAGCTGGAATGGGAGTCCATTGCGGCAGGTCGGCTGGAAGTCGAATGGTAG
- the nusA gene encoding transcription termination/antitermination protein NusA, with protein sequence MNYRDVIAQIDQMGREKGIDKAKVIGAVEAALQTAAKKRFGQSENIQVQIDPKTGEIAVVSLKTIVETVTNPKTEVSLLEARKVDSGAEVGDEIGDTIGIEELGRIAAQTAKQVICQKVREAEWEAVQREYATRQGDLINGIILGQERRNYLVDLGKTEAILPIQEQIPRESYRRGDRVKAYLLEVRRTPKDVQVILSRTHPQFVSKLFELEVPEVSEKIVEIKGIVREPGDRTKIAVSSRDKAVDPVGACVGIKGSRVQAVVRELRGEKIDIIAWTSDPRVFIAEALNPASIEKVGIDEEKKSALVVVADSQLSLAIGKNGQNVRLAAKLTGWKIDIISATEYEKEKVERDKEIKAALAEEAEAQREQDEAAKAQREASDESAQPTAN encoded by the coding sequence ATGAACTATCGAGACGTGATCGCACAGATCGATCAGATGGGGCGGGAAAAGGGCATCGACAAAGCTAAGGTCATCGGTGCCGTTGAGGCGGCGCTCCAGACGGCGGCCAAGAAACGCTTCGGACAGAGCGAGAATATTCAAGTTCAAATTGATCCGAAGACGGGCGAAATCGCCGTCGTTTCGCTCAAGACCATCGTCGAAACCGTCACCAATCCCAAGACCGAGGTCTCGCTCCTGGAGGCTCGCAAAGTGGACAGCGGCGCCGAAGTCGGGGACGAAATCGGCGATACGATCGGCATCGAGGAACTGGGCCGGATCGCCGCCCAGACGGCCAAGCAGGTGATTTGTCAGAAGGTCCGCGAAGCCGAATGGGAAGCGGTACAGCGCGAGTATGCTACGCGCCAGGGTGACCTGATCAACGGGATCATTCTCGGCCAAGAGCGGCGTAACTACCTGGTGGACCTCGGCAAAACCGAAGCCATTTTGCCGATCCAGGAGCAAATCCCGCGCGAGTCCTACCGACGCGGGGATCGGGTCAAGGCCTACTTGCTGGAAGTCCGGAGGACGCCCAAGGATGTGCAGGTGATCCTGTCTCGAACCCATCCCCAATTCGTGTCGAAGCTGTTCGAATTGGAGGTCCCGGAAGTGAGCGAGAAGATCGTCGAGATCAAGGGGATCGTGCGGGAACCTGGGGACCGGACCAAGATTGCGGTGTCGTCGCGGGATAAGGCCGTCGATCCGGTCGGGGCCTGCGTGGGTATCAAGGGGTCCCGCGTGCAGGCGGTTGTGCGGGAACTCCGCGGAGAAAAGATCGACATCATCGCCTGGACCTCCGATCCCCGCGTGTTCATCGCCGAGGCGCTGAATCCGGCCAGCATCGAGAAGGTGGGGATCGACGAGGAAAAGAAGTCGGCGCTCGTCGTCGTGGCCGACTCCCAGTTGTCGTTGGCCATCGGCAAGAACGGTCAGAACGTGCGTCTGGCCGCCAAGTTGACCGGGTGGAAGATCGATATCATCAGCGCCACGGAATACGAAAAGGAAAAAGTCGAGCGGGACAAGGAAATCAAGGCGGCTCTGGCTGAAGAAGCCGAGGCGCAGCGTGAGCAGGATGAAGCGGCGAAGGCACAACGGGAAGCGTCCGACGAGTCGGCCCAGCCGACAGCCAACTGA
- a CDS encoding translation initiation factor IF-2, whose product MRVYELAKKLGMENKELIPELKRLGIAVASHSSALEEDVVQKVLDKLAPKGKVKSSAKPEEKKAEAGRKEETKKEPGLRKTGATLPKQASAKAEPAVTDESPKLDKKRILFKRKKTDEEIAADDAAAASLASELAQVVSGPPPPVSEPGLAHPVAQAGPGAVEPEAPAVSSPADLKADQLGLSHEPTSPVAPIPTAPVPPALGGVVPPVPTGGAPAELRAEKKKGIMLEPLVGEAGLKDKLKKAKKPGRVRDDEALKSREDAARWQDLRAIPVHRRESRSRHLEPSPSTEVTKPRKKVIKLSPGLTVKEFSELVGQRPGDIIRKLMEMGQMLTLNQAMNLEAAMLIAEGLGLKTEAAGEKEGEELLQEATEWAEEEQLAPRPPVVTIMGHVDHGKTSLLDAIRQTNVTAQEAGGITQHIGAYTVTVHGKQVTFLDTPGHEAFTAMRARGAKITDLVVLVVAADDGVMPQTVEAINHAVAANVPIIVAINKIDKPGANSERVKHALAEHNLIPESWGGQTIFAEVSAKQKTGLESLLEMILLQSEVLELKADPTRPAKGAVVEAKLDRGRGPVATVLVQGGTLKVGDAFVVGTFSGRVRALVSDKGEKVSEAGPSTPVEVIGLPGVPAAGDPFIVVQDERVAREIAESRQQKQRSADLAAGSTRVTLDDLFSRIKEGEVKELALVIKSDVQGSAEALSEAVEKLSTPAVKLRVIHQGVGGITETDVLLASASRAIIIGFNIRPEPKAAALAEREGVDVRLYTIIYDAIADIKAAMEGLLEPTLKERVLGRAEVRQVFSIPKIGVIGGCYVIDGTISRASAGVRVIRDHTTVYEGRLGSLRRFKDDVREVQQGYECGIGVENFGDLKTGDVLEVYVVDKVATKL is encoded by the coding sequence ATGCGGGTGTACGAACTGGCGAAGAAGCTCGGAATGGAAAACAAGGAGCTTATCCCCGAGCTCAAGCGGCTGGGCATTGCGGTGGCTTCGCACAGCAGTGCGCTCGAGGAAGACGTGGTCCAGAAGGTGCTGGACAAGCTGGCGCCGAAGGGCAAGGTTAAGTCATCGGCCAAGCCGGAGGAGAAGAAGGCGGAGGCTGGTCGCAAGGAAGAGACGAAGAAGGAGCCGGGGCTTCGCAAGACGGGGGCAACGCTTCCTAAACAGGCGAGCGCCAAAGCGGAGCCGGCCGTCACGGACGAGTCGCCCAAGCTCGATAAAAAGCGCATTCTGTTCAAACGCAAGAAGACGGATGAGGAAATTGCCGCGGACGATGCTGCAGCGGCCAGTCTGGCGAGCGAGCTTGCCCAGGTGGTCAGCGGGCCGCCGCCGCCGGTCTCTGAGCCAGGGCTGGCTCATCCAGTTGCCCAAGCGGGGCCCGGAGCGGTTGAGCCGGAGGCGCCCGCTGTTTCGAGTCCAGCCGACCTCAAGGCAGACCAACTCGGGCTCTCGCATGAGCCGACTTCCCCTGTTGCGCCGATTCCGACGGCGCCTGTGCCTCCCGCCCTCGGTGGCGTCGTGCCGCCTGTCCCCACGGGGGGAGCACCGGCCGAGTTGCGCGCAGAAAAGAAGAAGGGGATCATGCTGGAGCCCTTGGTGGGTGAGGCGGGCCTGAAGGATAAACTCAAGAAAGCCAAGAAGCCGGGGCGTGTCCGCGACGACGAAGCGCTGAAGTCCAGGGAAGACGCGGCCCGCTGGCAAGACTTGCGGGCGATCCCGGTGCATCGTCGTGAGAGCCGGTCCCGCCACCTGGAGCCCTCCCCGTCAACCGAGGTTACCAAGCCACGGAAAAAAGTAATCAAGCTGTCCCCGGGTCTGACAGTGAAGGAATTTTCAGAGCTCGTCGGGCAACGGCCTGGGGACATCATCCGGAAGCTCATGGAAATGGGGCAGATGCTCACGCTCAACCAGGCGATGAACCTGGAAGCCGCCATGTTGATTGCCGAAGGGCTGGGGTTGAAGACCGAAGCCGCGGGTGAAAAGGAGGGCGAGGAACTGCTGCAAGAAGCCACCGAGTGGGCCGAAGAGGAGCAGTTGGCGCCGCGGCCGCCCGTGGTCACGATCATGGGCCACGTGGACCACGGCAAGACCTCGCTCCTGGACGCCATTCGACAGACGAACGTCACGGCGCAGGAGGCGGGGGGAATCACCCAGCATATCGGAGCTTACACGGTCACCGTCCACGGCAAGCAGGTGACGTTTTTGGACACTCCCGGCCACGAGGCATTTACCGCGATGCGGGCCCGCGGCGCCAAGATCACCGATCTCGTCGTGCTGGTGGTGGCAGCGGATGACGGCGTGATGCCCCAGACCGTGGAAGCGATCAACCATGCGGTGGCGGCGAACGTTCCGATCATCGTGGCGATCAACAAGATCGACAAACCGGGCGCCAACTCCGAGCGGGTGAAGCATGCCTTGGCGGAGCACAACCTGATCCCGGAATCCTGGGGCGGGCAAACGATCTTTGCGGAAGTCTCCGCGAAACAGAAAACCGGCTTGGAGTCGTTGCTGGAAATGATCCTGCTCCAATCCGAGGTGCTCGAGTTGAAAGCGGACCCCACCCGTCCCGCCAAGGGCGCGGTGGTGGAGGCGAAGCTGGATCGGGGCCGCGGACCTGTCGCCACGGTCTTGGTGCAGGGCGGCACACTCAAGGTCGGCGATGCGTTCGTCGTGGGGACGTTCAGCGGACGGGTGCGGGCGCTGGTTTCCGACAAGGGCGAGAAAGTGTCCGAAGCCGGGCCGTCGACGCCGGTGGAAGTCATCGGTTTGCCGGGCGTGCCGGCGGCCGGCGACCCGTTCATCGTGGTGCAGGACGAGCGCGTGGCTCGCGAGATCGCCGAATCCCGTCAACAGAAACAGCGGAGCGCCGACTTGGCCGCCGGGTCCACGCGGGTGACGCTGGACGATCTGTTTTCGCGGATCAAAGAGGGAGAGGTCAAGGAACTGGCTCTGGTCATCAAGTCCGACGTACAGGGTTCGGCGGAAGCGCTCTCCGAAGCGGTGGAGAAGCTTTCCACGCCAGCCGTGAAGCTGCGCGTGATTCACCAGGGCGTCGGAGGCATCACCGAAACCGATGTGCTCCTGGCCTCGGCGTCTCGGGCCATCATCATCGGGTTCAACATCCGCCCCGAACCCAAAGCCGCCGCGTTGGCCGAACGCGAAGGCGTGGACGTCCGGCTCTACACGATCATCTATGACGCGATCGCGGACATCAAGGCGGCGATGGAAGGATTATTGGAGCCGACGTTGAAGGAGCGGGTGCTGGGCCGGGCCGAAGTGCGGCAGGTCTTCTCAATCCCCAAAATCGGGGTGATCGGAGGCTGCTACGTGATCGACGGGACGATCAGCAGGGCCAGCGCCGGCGTCCGTGTCATCCGCGACCATACCACGGTCTATGAAGGGCGACTCGGGTCGCTCCGCCGGTTCAAGGACGACGTGCGCGAAGTGCAGCAGGGCTATGAATGCGGAATCGGGGTCGAGAATTTCGGGGACCTGAAAACCGGCGACGTGCTCGAAGTCTACGTCGTGGACAAGGTGGCTACGAAGTTGTGA
- a CDS encoding DUF503 domain-containing protein — translation MIVGLCTVELYIPDAHSLKAKRQVLLSLKDRLRDKFNVSVAEVDEQDLWQKAVLGIVCVANEGKHVNQVLDQAVNVIRSVPLVELVQVRIELL, via the coding sequence ATGATCGTCGGGCTGTGCACGGTTGAGCTGTACATCCCTGACGCCCACTCCCTGAAGGCGAAGCGGCAGGTGCTCCTGAGCCTCAAGGATCGCCTGCGCGACAAATTCAACGTGTCGGTTGCGGAAGTGGACGAACAGGATTTGTGGCAAAAGGCGGTGCTCGGTATCGTCTGCGTGGCCAACGAGGGAAAGCACGTGAATCAGGTACTGGACCAAGCGGTCAATGTGATCCGGTCGGTCCCGCTGGTGGAACTGGTGCAAGTCCGCATCGAGCTGCTCTGA